Genomic DNA from uncultured Erythrobacter sp.:
GGACCAGAGAATGCCCTAGCGGTTCACAATCGCACCCAAGCAGGGCCGCGCCTATAATCGGATGATTTGCATTTGTATACAATTTGCGTATTGAGCGCGCTCATCATTTGACGAACGAGATGATTTTTCGATGGCCCAGAACAGCATTGAACTGGTCGAAGTAGGCCCGCGTGACGGGCTTCAGAACGAGCCGGATATTGTCTCGACCGCAGACAAGGTTGCGCTCATCGAAAAGATGATTGGCTATGGAGCCAGGCGGCTTGAAGTTGCCAGCTTCGTCCACCCGAAACGCGTGCCGCAGATGGCGGATGCCGAGGACGTGATCGCCGCTTTGCCCGACCGCGAAGATGTCACCTACATTGGCCTGACCCTGAACAAGCGCGGCGTATTGCGCGGGCTTGCGACGCGCGAGGGCGGCAAGCGCGGGATAGATCAAGCGGGGTGCGTGCTTGTCGCCTCCGACACGTTCGGACAGAAAAACCAAGGCCAAACCATCGCGGAAGGGATCGCCGAGAACCGGGACATGATCCGCTTTGCCAAGGCCGAGGGGATGCGCGCCCAGGTCACAATCTCAGCAGCCTTTGGCTGCCCATTCGAAGGCGAAGTGAAACCCGAAACAGTACTGCGAATCGCCGAAGAAATGGCAGCGGAGGAACCTGAGGAAATCGCATTTGCGGACACGATCGGTGTAGGCGTGCCTGCGCAGGTGGAGGATCTGTTCGGCAAGCTCGGCGAGCTCCTGAATAGGAAAATCCCGATGCGCTGCCACTTCCACGATACGCGGGGCACCGGCATCGCCAACGCCTGGGCCGCTTATCAAGCGGGCGTGCGTACCTTCGACGCGTCCTTGGGCGGGCTTGGCGGTTGTCCATTCGCACCCAACGCAACCGGCAATATCGCGACCGAGGACCTTATCTACCTGATGGAGTGTTCGGGAATTGCGACGGGCATCGATCTGAATGCCGCCATCAAATCCAACCGCGAGTTTGCAGAAGTGCTGGCCCGCGAACTGCCATCCCGGGTCGCGCGCGCGGCCTGACTAAATTGAGCCAGGAGAAACCATGACTTACAGGCTGGGCGTCGATGTCGGCGGGACCTTTACTGACCTGCTGCTATTTGACGAAGACACGGGAAATTTCTGGCGGCACAAAACGCCCTCAACCCCGCACGATAGCTCGGAAGGCATTCTGAACGGGGTTAAGGCGATCACCGCAGAAGCTGGCGTATCCGCCGAGGATATCGCCTACTTTCTGCATGGTACCACCGTCGCGACCAACGCCGTGCTCGAAGGCAAAGGCGCGAAAGTCGGCCTCATCACGACGCAGGGTTACCGCGACATCATGCAAATCGCGCGGAGCTTTGTGCCCGGCGGATTGGCTGCATGGATCGTCTGGCCCAAGCCGCAGCCTCTCGCCCATCTAGAAGATACTGTCGAAGTGCCAGGCCGGATGGATGCCGATGGCAATGAAGTATCGCCGCTCGAGGAAGACGCAGTGCGGGCGCAGATGCGCAAGCTCAAAGGCAACGGTGTCGAGGCGCTGACCGTCAGCCTGATCAACGCCTATGTAAACGGTGCTCACGAGGCCCGGATCGGGGAGATTGCTGCAGAGGAACTGCCCGGCGTGCCGGTCTCGCTCAGCCACGAAGTGCTGCCCGAAATGCAGGAATATGAGCGCACACTGTCGACCGTCGCCAACGCCGCCGTCCGCCCTGTGGTTAGCAAGTATGTCTCTAACCTGCGCAACCAGCTTGAGGATCAGGGGCTCAAAGGCCGGCTTTCGCTGCTCCGCTCCGATGGCGGGTTGATGAGCAGCCAGAAAGCCGAAGAGCATCCGGTCAACATCCTGATGTCCGGCCCTGCTGGCGGCGTAACCGGAGCCCTTTGGGTCGGGAAGAATGCCGGGTTAAAAAACATTCTCACCCTCGATGTCGGCGGCACGTCAACCGATGTTGCCTTGATCGAAGGGTTGGAAGCGCGCCGGGTGCGCACGACCGAAGTCGGCCACCTTTCCGTTCGTGCCTCCGCACTCGACGTGAAGACGGTGGGCGCTGGCGGCGGTTCGATTGCACACGTTCCCGAACTGACGAAGGCGCTCCGCGTCGGCCCGGAAAGCGCTGGGGCCGTTCCAGGTCCAGTCGCTTATGGCAAGGGAGGCGAAGTTCCGACCGTCACCGACGCCAATGTCGTGCTCGGCTATCTCCCCGAGGACCTTCTCGGCGGCTCGTTCCAGCTCGATCGCGAAGGCGCGAAGAAGGCGGTCCAAACCGTTGCCGATGCACTTGGCGTTGGCCTGATGGAGGCCGCACGCGGGATCATCGACATCGTCAATGAAAACATGTTTGGCGCACTGCGGATGATCAGCGTTCAGCAAGGCTACGACCCGCGCGAATTTGCGCTGATGGGGTTTGGCGGCGCGGGTCCTCTGCATGTCAACGCGGTGGCAAGGCTAATGGGCAGTTGGCCCGCTGTATCGCCGGTGTCTCCCGGAGTTCTGTGCGCATTGGGCGATGCGACTACCCAGATGCGAACCGAAACGGCACGCAGTTTCTCGCGTTTGGCCAAAGATACGACGATCGCAGATTTGCAGGGCGTGCTGGATGAGATGGCGGCCCAAACGCGCGGTGAATTGCTCGCTGACGGTGTGCCCGAGGACCAGATCACCAGCCAGTTCGAAGTCGACATTCGTTATGCCGGACAGGCCTTCGAAGTCCCGCTCACGATCGACAAGGCAATTCTGGATGCCGACGGTATTGAAGGCATTCTCGCGCGCTTTGACGAAGAGCACTTGCGCCTGTTCACTTTCAACATGGATACGCCGCACGAAATCGTGAACCTGCGCGCTGTGGCATTGGGGCAAGCCCCTGCCCTGCCCGCCGCTGAGCTGCCAAAGGGCGATGGTGATCCATCGGCGGCGAAGATCCGCGACCACACGTTATGGATGGACGGACGCGAACAGGCCGGTGCGATTTATGACCGAGCAAAACTGAAACAGGGGGACAAGATCCCCGGCCCGGCAATCATCACAGAAATGGACTCGACCACGTTGGTCGAAAGCGGCTGCGTCGCGACTGTCGATCCGGTCGGCAATATCCTTATCAATCCAGTGCAGGAGGGCTGAACCATGCCGGCACAGATAATCGAAACGAACTCCACGCCCTTCGCAAAGATCGACATCGATCCCGTCACGCTCGACATTATCGAGAACGCCTTACGCAATGCCCGGGTCGAAATGGACGCCACGCTCGTACGCACCGCAATGTCACCGGGCATCCGCGAGCAGGGCGACGCCTTTCCGCTGATCTCAGACCCGGCGGGCAAGATGATCGTCGGCCAGTTCGGCAGCTTCATCGACGGATTCCTGAAGCAGTTCGACGGTACAATTGAAGATGGGGACATGATCTTCCTGTCCGATCCCTATTCCTGCGACGGCGCGGTCAGTCACTCAAACGATTGGCTCGTCCTGCTCCCTGTATTCAAGGACGGCCGTTTGATCGCCTACACGGCAATGTTCGGCCACCAGTCGGATATCGGAGGCAGCGTGCCAGGCTCCATGCCGATCGGCGCTTCCAGCATTTTCGAAGAAGGCGTGCGCATTCCGCCCGTGAAGATCTGGAAGAAGGGCGAGTACAATGACGACCTGATGAAGCTCGTCATGCACCAGACGCGCAAACCCGATTGGTGTCAGGCTGATCTCAACGCGCTCATCGCATCGTGCCGGGTTGCTTCCAAACGCGTGGTCGAGATGGCTGAGCGGTTCGGTGACGACGTCTATGTGTCGGCGACGCAGGAATTGCTCGCCCGCAACCACCGCGCGATGAAAGCGCTGCTCTCGCAGGCTGTTGCCGAAACGAAGGTCAGTTTCGAAGACTATCTGTGCGACGACGGCAAAGGCTTCGGTCCATACAAGATCAAGTGCTCGATGTGGCGCGAGGGCGAGAAGGTCATTCTCGATTTCGACGGCACCGACCCGCAAAGCGCAGCTTCGATCAATTTCCTGCTGAATGAGAACATGTTCAAGATGTTCTTCGGGATCTACATGATCATGGTCTTCGACCCACAGATCCTGTTCAATGACGGGTTCTACGATCTGATCGAGGTGCGCATTCCCGAAGGCTCGCTGCTCAAGCCGCAATTCCCGGCTGCCCTATCGGGTCGCACCCACGCGCTGGGGCGGATTTTCGACATTCTCGGCGGTCTGCTTGGCCAGGGGACGCCAGAGTTTCTCAACGCCGCCGGGTTCAGCTCTTCTCCGCACCTGTTCTATTCGGGTTGGGACAATCGTCCTGCGAAAGAGGGCGAATGGTTCCAGCTGTTCCAGATCGGCTTTGGTGGCATTCCCGGCAGGCCTTTGGGCGATGGACCGGACGGACACTCACTATGGCCCGGCTTTACCAACGTGCCAAACGAGTTCCTTGAACGCTATTTTCCCATGCGGATCGAGCGCTATTCGAGCGAGCCAGACAGCGGCGGCGCGGGCCTGCACCG
This window encodes:
- a CDS encoding hydantoinase B/oxoprolinase family protein yields the protein MPAQIIETNSTPFAKIDIDPVTLDIIENALRNARVEMDATLVRTAMSPGIREQGDAFPLISDPAGKMIVGQFGSFIDGFLKQFDGTIEDGDMIFLSDPYSCDGAVSHSNDWLVLLPVFKDGRLIAYTAMFGHQSDIGGSVPGSMPIGASSIFEEGVRIPPVKIWKKGEYNDDLMKLVMHQTRKPDWCQADLNALIASCRVASKRVVEMAERFGDDVYVSATQELLARNHRAMKALLSQAVAETKVSFEDYLCDDGKGFGPYKIKCSMWREGEKVILDFDGTDPQSAASINFLLNENMFKMFFGIYMIMVFDPQILFNDGFYDLIEVRIPEGSLLKPQFPAALSGRTHALGRIFDILGGLLGQGTPEFLNAAGFSSSPHLFYSGWDNRPAKEGEWFQLFQIGFGGIPGRPLGDGPDGHSLWPGFTNVPNEFLERYFPMRIERYSSEPDSGGAGLHRGGNGIHMSYRFLADGEIAIHDDRWFVPPWGVNGGHPGMRAKKVLERADGSTEIVGNKIEDVAVKEGDLLHFITWGGGGWGDPLERDPELVGLEIRQGLVTPQGARDYGVVADGDGQIDEAATNALRDEIRSARGELPLFDYGPGIDDLRANCEEETGLPAPVQPQWNNRSAGHRNAA
- a CDS encoding hydroxymethylglutaryl-CoA lyase, whose product is MAQNSIELVEVGPRDGLQNEPDIVSTADKVALIEKMIGYGARRLEVASFVHPKRVPQMADAEDVIAALPDREDVTYIGLTLNKRGVLRGLATREGGKRGIDQAGCVLVASDTFGQKNQGQTIAEGIAENRDMIRFAKAEGMRAQVTISAAFGCPFEGEVKPETVLRIAEEMAAEEPEEIAFADTIGVGVPAQVEDLFGKLGELLNRKIPMRCHFHDTRGTGIANAWAAYQAGVRTFDASLGGLGGCPFAPNATGNIATEDLIYLMECSGIATGIDLNAAIKSNREFAEVLARELPSRVARAA
- a CDS encoding hydantoinase/oxoprolinase family protein, with translation MTYRLGVDVGGTFTDLLLFDEDTGNFWRHKTPSTPHDSSEGILNGVKAITAEAGVSAEDIAYFLHGTTVATNAVLEGKGAKVGLITTQGYRDIMQIARSFVPGGLAAWIVWPKPQPLAHLEDTVEVPGRMDADGNEVSPLEEDAVRAQMRKLKGNGVEALTVSLINAYVNGAHEARIGEIAAEELPGVPVSLSHEVLPEMQEYERTLSTVANAAVRPVVSKYVSNLRNQLEDQGLKGRLSLLRSDGGLMSSQKAEEHPVNILMSGPAGGVTGALWVGKNAGLKNILTLDVGGTSTDVALIEGLEARRVRTTEVGHLSVRASALDVKTVGAGGGSIAHVPELTKALRVGPESAGAVPGPVAYGKGGEVPTVTDANVVLGYLPEDLLGGSFQLDREGAKKAVQTVADALGVGLMEAARGIIDIVNENMFGALRMISVQQGYDPREFALMGFGGAGPLHVNAVARLMGSWPAVSPVSPGVLCALGDATTQMRTETARSFSRLAKDTTIADLQGVLDEMAAQTRGELLADGVPEDQITSQFEVDIRYAGQAFEVPLTIDKAILDADGIEGILARFDEEHLRLFTFNMDTPHEIVNLRAVALGQAPALPAAELPKGDGDPSAAKIRDHTLWMDGREQAGAIYDRAKLKQGDKIPGPAIITEMDSTTLVESGCVATVDPVGNILINPVQEG